The Hyperolius riggenbachi isolate aHypRig1 chromosome 3, aHypRig1.pri, whole genome shotgun sequence genome window below encodes:
- the DUSP6 gene encoding dual specificity protein phosphatase 6, which produces MIDKIRPVHPLSHMALSKSVAWLNEQLQLANERLLLMDCRPQELYESSHIEAAINVAIPGIMLRRLKKGNLPIRSLFTSGEDRDTFAQRCGSDTVILYDENSSEWNENTGGESVLGLLMKRLKDEGCKAYYLEGGFNKFQAEFPVYCETNLDSSCSSSSPPVLGLGGLRISTDSSSDIESDIDRDPNSATDSDGSPLSNTQPSFPVEILPYLYLGCAKDSTNLDVLEEFGIKYILNVTPNLPNLFENAGEFRYKQIPISDHWSQNLSQFFPEAISFIDEARGKSCGVLVHCLAGISRSVTVTVAYLMQKLNLSMNDAYDIVKLKKSNISPNFNFMGQLLDFERTLALNSPCDNRVPTQQLYFTPPNQNVYKVDSLQST; this is translated from the exons ATGATAGACAAGATCAGACCCGTGCACCCCCTGTCACACATGGCGCTCAGCAAGTCGGTGGCCTGGCTCAACGAGCAGCTGCAGCTGGCCAACGAGCGCCTCCTGCTCATGGACTGCAGACCGCAGGAGCTCTACGAGTCGTCCCACATCGAGGCGGCCATCAACGTCGCCATCCCGGGCATCATGCTGCGGCGCCTGAAGAAGGGCAACCTGCCCATCCGATCGCTCTTCACCAGCGGGGAGGACCGGGATACCTTCGCCCAGAGATGCGGCTCGGACACGGTCATCCTGTACGACGAGAACAGCAGCGAGTGGAACGAGAACACGGGGGGCGAgtctgtcctggggctgctgaTGAAGAGGCTGAAGGATGAGGGCTGCAAGGCTTACTACCTGgaag GTGGTTTTAACAAATTCCAGGCAGAGTTTCCTGTGTATTGTGAAACTAATCTGGATagttcctgcagcagcagctctccaccAGTGCTGGGCTTGGGAGGCCTAAGAATCAGCACCGATTCTTCATCAGATATTGAGTCTGACATTGACAGGGACCCCAACAGTGCCACTGACTCTGACGGCAGCCCCCTGTCCAACACGCAACCTTCATTCCCAGTTGAAATACTGCCCTACTTGTATCTCGGCTGTGCCAAGGATTCTACCAATCTGGATGTattagaagagtttggcatcaagTATATCCTAAATGTGACCCCAAACTTGCCTAATCTGTTTGAAAATGCGGGGGAGTTCAGATACAAGCAGATCCCAATATCGGACCACTGGAGCCAAAACCTGTCTCAGTTTTTCCCAGAAGCCATCTCTTTTATCG ATGAAGCAAGAGGCAAAAGCTGTGGGGTGTTGGTGCATTGCCTTGCAGGTATCAGCAGGTCAGTCACTGTCACAGTGGCCTACCTCATGCAGAAGCTGAACCTTTCCATGAATGATGCCTATGACATAGTCAAGCTGAAGAAGTCAAACATTTCCCCCAACTTCAATTTCATGGGGCAGCTACTGGATTTTGAAAGAACATTGGCACTTAACAGCCCTTGTGACAATCGGGTCCCAACTCAGCAATTGTATTTCACTCCACCCAATCAAAACGTCTATAAGGTAGATTCTTTGCAATCTACGTGA